TGATTTTTTGCCATTAGCTCTCACCCGTCACGCCACCTCCAAGCTGACTTCCGCTGACCAGCTCGATTCCATCGCCAGTCTCGGTTTCCGCGGGGAAGCCCTGCCCTCGATAGCTTCGGTTTCGATGTTCGAGATAGTATCTAAACCGCGTGACCAGCTGGCCGGATACAAACTTAAAATAGAAGGTGGCAGGGAAATCCGGCGTTCCGAGGCCGGTGCTCCCGACGGCACCACGATCGAGGTGCGCGAGCTGTTTTTCAACACTCCCGCGCGCCGGAAATTCCTCAAGACCCAGGTGACGGAAACCCGCCATGTGATCGATGTCATAAACGGGCTTGCTCTGGCTTTTCCGGAATGCGGGTTCGAACTGGCCAGCGAGGGACGCAATATCCTCGCTTTGAATCGCTCCGGCTCGCGGGCAGAGAGGGTGCGCGACCTGCTCGGAGCTAATGATTTTGAGCGTATGATCGATTATTATGAGGAGACCGAAGAACTGACATTAGCCGGTTTCACGATCCGGCCCGAATTCGCACGTAAGAACCGCGCCCAGTTGTATTTTATCATCAATAACCGCAGGATCAGTTCACCCCTTCTGTATTCAGCGCTGATGAAGGCCTACGGTGAATTTCTGCCCCACAGGCGTTATCCGCTGGCGGTGATCTATCTCGACTTGAAACCCTGGCTGGTCGATGTCAATGTCAGCCCGACTAAAAGCGAGGTGCGTTTCTCCGACGAGCGCGCGGTTTTTCATGCCCTGATGTCCTCGGTCAGGAAAGCTTTGACGCGCGACGATGTCATCCCGCAGATGATCCGTTCCGGTGATGCCGAAGATGGTGTCGAAAAAAGCGAACCAGATAGCTACCGTATGAAGATCCGCCGTGCGGCCGAAAAATTCTTTTCGCAAAAACATGAGCCGGTGGTTTCCAGCCAGCCTGAACTGAGAATCGAAAGAAGGCCCGGAAACTATGAGGTCAGGGCGGATCAGCATCTCAAAAACTGGCGCCAAAAGCAAGTAGAGCGTGTTAGCCATGAGTCTCCTGCTGACAAATTGCCCGAAAGAAAATCCTTTCCTCATCGGATGATACAATTTGCCGACCTCTTCATCGTGGCCTTCACAAAGGACCGCCTGATGGTTGTCGATCAGCATGCCGCCCATGAGCGGGTTCTCTATGAGCGTGCGTTGAAATCTTTTGACAAGCAGAAGATGACTTCCCAGAAACTGTTGTTTCCGGTCAATATCGAACTGGAGCCGTACCTGTTGTCGGGCGCAGAAGAATATTTCGAGATATTGCGCGACCTGGGATTTGAACTGGAACGTTTCGGCCCGCGATCTCTGGCGGTCTATGCTGTCCCGGCGGTGGTGACCGGCAAAAATCCTGAAAGCCTGGTCAAGGATTTGATCGGTGATCTTCTGGAATACGAGAAAGAAGCTCCCGATCGTTTCAAGCTGACCGCCCAGATGTTTGCCTGCCGGGCCGCGATCAAAGCGGGTGATCGACTTTCCGAGGAGATGATGTCTGCTCTCTTGGAGCAACTCTTCAAGTGTGAGAACCCGTATATCTGCCCGCATGGGCGTCCCACCGTTATTCGTATGTCGGCTGAAGAGTTGAGGGAGCGCTTTGGACGCTAGCCCCGCTAAAAAACTGCTCGGGCTGGTCGGACCGACCGGGGTCGGTAAAACCGGGCTGGCGATCCGTCTCTGCCGGGAACTTATGGGCGAAATAGTCTCCTGCGATTCACGCCAGATCTACCGCAAGCTCGATATCGGTACCGCCAAACCGAATGCGGATGAGATCTCACAGGCCCGGCATCACCTGCTCGATATAATCGACATAGGCGAACAATTTTCAGCCTACCGCTTCCGCCAGATGGCCCTGGAGGTGATCGAAGATATACTCAAGCGGGGTAAAGTACCGCTGGTTGTGGGGGGGACCGGTTTGTACTACAGAGCGCTGACTGAAGGTATCTTCGAAACACCTCAACATGACGACAGCCTCCGAGGGGAGCTCGAAGCCGAAGCTGAACTCCATGGGAATCAGCATCTTCTGGACAGGCTGGCTGAAGTCGATCCCCGGACCGCGAAAAAGCTGTCTGTGGCCGACCGCTTTCGCATCATTCGCGCCCTGGAGATATATCACCTGACCGGAAAAACCAAATCCGAGCTGTCAGCCGAGGGAGATTACCCGGAAAAGACGTATAATTTTGTAACCGTTGGACTTAACCTTAAACGTAAAAAGCTTTACGAGCGTATTAATAAACGAGTGTTGAAAATGTTCGAGGAGGGGTGGTACGAGGAGACACGGGAGCTGATCGAAAAATCCGTGATAAATTCTGGTAACTATTCCAAGCTTATGGGGTACAATACCATATATGAGGTCATTGCCGACGACAGGGATCGTTCTGAGATGATCGCCAAGATTCAGCAGGCGCACAGGAATTACGCCAAAAGGCAGTTGACCTGGTTTAAGCGTGTCAGGGGGATCAGGTGGGTCTCCGCCGATGATCCCGATGCCTTTCAGAAAATAATGGAAGTTTATAATGACGAGTAAGTTATATAATCAAATTGCCGATTTAAAAAGAAAGCTGAAGGGGAGGATTATAACAGAAAAAAATCTTGACAAAATCTCACAACAGGATTTTCATTATGTTGTCAATCAATAGCTTGCTTATAAAGAAGGGTAATCAGATGAGAGAGCTGTCCGGTTATTTGCTGGTTTTTATTTTCACTGCGGCTCTGGCCTGCAGTTCCACCGAGGGGCGTTTCGATGGATCGGAGGGGGATGTCCCCGAAGCCCATACACTTGTAAAGAAAACCGATAGTGGCGAAGAGCAATCCCCGCCCGCTGAAACACAGGTCGTCGATGATCAGGAATTGATCGACGACGAGGCGATTTACAAATTCAGCCTGGCCGAGGAGTACTATGCTTTCGGCGTGGCCGCCAATATCGAGAAAGACTGGAAAGAAGCTGAGTACAATTTCGAAAAAGCGATCGATATTTTGACCACCCTTGAGGTGGCGGCTGAGGACGATACCTCACAGGTCGCGCTTGAATATCGCAAACTCATGAATGAGATAACAGCAGATTATAAAATCACTTTGTTCAATCTAACGGTGTTGTCGGAGGATGCTTCCCCGTACGCGCTGGATGAGAAATTCCGTCTTCTGGACAGCCTTTCCGGGATTTCCGCCGATTCGATGCGCACCACCGCTCAGGCCACCGACAAGGTGACTTACGATCTGCCGGTGGTTTTAAATGACCGGGTTAAAAAGTGGATATATTATTACCAGACATCAGCCCGTAAGAACATGGAGACCGCGCTGGCACGCTCAGGTATGTATATGCCTATCATGGAGAAGATACTGAAAGAAGAAGGTGTGCCCCATGACCTGGTTTACCTGCCGATCATCGAAAGCGCTTTCAAGGACAGGGCTTATTCTCATGCCCACGCGGCCGGTTTCTGGCAGTTTATCTCCTCGACCGCCCGCAACTGGGGCCTCAAGCGTAACTGGTGGTATGATGAACGCTATGATTTCGAGAAATCAACTCGTGCGGCCGCTCGTTATTTAAAATATTTGTATAAGGAATTCGGCGACTGGAGACTGGCCCTGACAGCTTACAACGGCGGTTCGGGCAATGTCCGCAAGATGATCCGTCGCAACCCGGGTAAAGATTACTGGGACTGGAAAATCTGGGGCCGGGATATGCGCAACTTCGTTTCCAAATACATGGCCGCCACGATCATAGCCAAAAATCCCGAACGCTACGGGTTCGATGTTCAAAAAGCCGATCCGCTGATCTGGGATGAGGTCAAG
The sequence above is drawn from the Candidatus Zixiibacteriota bacterium genome and encodes:
- the mutL gene encoding DNA mismatch repair endonuclease MutL, with translation MTEIIRLPENLVNKIAAGEVVERPASVVKELVENSLDAGASQVRIEIEEGGIKKIKVTDDGQGIGSDFLPLALTRHATSKLTSADQLDSIASLGFRGEALPSIASVSMFEIVSKPRDQLAGYKLKIEGGREIRRSEAGAPDGTTIEVRELFFNTPARRKFLKTQVTETRHVIDVINGLALAFPECGFELASEGRNILALNRSGSRAERVRDLLGANDFERMIDYYEETEELTLAGFTIRPEFARKNRAQLYFIINNRRISSPLLYSALMKAYGEFLPHRRYPLAVIYLDLKPWLVDVNVSPTKSEVRFSDERAVFHALMSSVRKALTRDDVIPQMIRSGDAEDGVEKSEPDSYRMKIRRAAEKFFSQKHEPVVSSQPELRIERRPGNYEVRADQHLKNWRQKQVERVSHESPADKLPERKSFPHRMIQFADLFIVAFTKDRLMVVDQHAAHERVLYERALKSFDKQKMTSQKLLFPVNIELEPYLLSGAEEYFEILRDLGFELERFGPRSLAVYAVPAVVTGKNPESLVKDLIGDLLEYEKEAPDRFKLTAQMFACRAAIKAGDRLSEEMMSALLEQLFKCENPYICPHGRPTVIRMSAEELRERFGR
- the miaA gene encoding tRNA (adenosine(37)-N6)-dimethylallyltransferase MiaA; translation: MDASPAKKLLGLVGPTGVGKTGLAIRLCRELMGEIVSCDSRQIYRKLDIGTAKPNADEISQARHHLLDIIDIGEQFSAYRFRQMALEVIEDILKRGKVPLVVGGTGLYYRALTEGIFETPQHDDSLRGELEAEAELHGNQHLLDRLAEVDPRTAKKLSVADRFRIIRALEIYHLTGKTKSELSAEGDYPEKTYNFVTVGLNLKRKKLYERINKRVLKMFEEGWYEETRELIEKSVINSGNYSKLMGYNTIYEVIADDRDRSEMIAKIQQAHRNYAKRQLTWFKRVRGIRWVSADDPDAFQKIMEVYNDE